One Prodigiosinella aquatilis DNA window includes the following coding sequences:
- a CDS encoding DUF364 domain-containing protein, protein MNYHDLRKIITLRKLGLKKRSIWKMMWSSDATKLNYPQFIQQLQQLESSYQQNKLHSDNEINELYALLKKDFLEQVNKFDLQREKLQIRCQALSPVEAIGHPQHQDYPIIRGHEKMIEADFMGSRGQAFTDHYHNSEYSLQQILELPLKNDQQRADFIAALNAVYRHLKLCDKTVHCKNDEIVLCGKQVDSAVMADQKILLIGLQPRILENLSSKQPIRVIDLDPSNVGQHKYGVTIEDESQTETAIDWCDQILATGSTLVNGTICQFLQSQKPVTFFGVTISAAAKILNLDHYCFCGR, encoded by the coding sequence ATGAATTACCATGACCTCAGAAAGATCATCACATTGCGTAAATTGGGCCTAAAAAAGCGTAGCATTTGGAAAATGATGTGGTCTTCTGACGCAACAAAACTAAATTACCCGCAATTTATACAACAGCTGCAACAACTCGAATCCTCCTATCAGCAGAACAAGCTGCATTCAGATAACGAAATCAACGAGCTGTACGCGCTTCTCAAAAAGGATTTTCTTGAGCAAGTTAACAAATTCGATCTTCAGCGGGAAAAGTTGCAAATCCGCTGTCAGGCGCTCAGCCCGGTTGAAGCTATTGGTCATCCTCAACATCAGGACTATCCCATTATTCGAGGTCATGAAAAGATGATCGAGGCGGATTTTATGGGGAGCCGGGGCCAGGCGTTTACCGATCACTATCACAACAGCGAATATTCACTACAGCAGATCCTTGAACTACCACTAAAGAACGACCAGCAACGGGCTGATTTTATTGCCGCACTCAATGCAGTTTATCGACACCTGAAACTATGTGATAAGACCGTACATTGTAAAAACGATGAAATCGTCCTGTGCGGCAAGCAGGTAGATAGTGCCGTGATGGCAGATCAAAAAATTTTACTGATCGGTCTACAGCCGAGGATTCTGGAAAACTTGTCGAGCAAACAGCCTATTCGGGTAATCGATCTTGATCCGAGCAATGTAGGCCAGCACAAATATGGCGTCACCATCGAAGATGAATCGCAGACCGAGACAGCCATCGATTGGTGTGACCAGATCCTGGCGACCGGATCAACGTTGGTTAATGGCACCATCTGCCAATTTTTACAATCTCAAAAACCGGTTACTTTTTTTGGTGTCACGATCTCAGCAGCAGCCAAGATCTTGAATCTGGATCACTACTGCTTTTGTGGGCGCTGA
- the tsaA gene encoding tRNA (N6-threonylcarbamoyladenosine(37)-N6)-methyltransferase TrmO, producing MIEFSEIGKAMTAFESVDGVPLQGYGISDSCGTIVLFDDYAEGLQDIEGFSHLYLLFHLHRSNSHSLKVKPFLDTQERGVFATRSPRRPNPLGLTIVQLERREKNVLHVRGLDLLNGTPIIDIKPYIQAFDNVQGTRDGWYLQGMNPHQTLSDERFK from the coding sequence ATGATTGAGTTTTCTGAAATCGGTAAGGCTATGACAGCGTTCGAATCCGTCGATGGCGTACCATTACAAGGATATGGTATCTCCGACTCTTGTGGGACTATCGTGCTTTTTGATGACTATGCCGAAGGATTACAAGATATTGAGGGATTCTCCCACCTTTATTTGCTGTTTCACCTGCATCGTTCTAACAGCCATAGCCTTAAGGTAAAACCGTTCCTGGATACTCAGGAGCGCGGTGTTTTTGCTACTCGCTCACCAAGACGGCCTAATCCACTTGGTCTCACTATTGTGCAATTAGAACGCCGGGAGAAAAATGTCTTGCATGTTCGAGGTCTGGACCTGCTGAACGGCACACCCATTATTGATATCAAACCTTATATTCAAGCTTTCGATAATGTTCAGGGAACCCGTGATGGCTGGTATTTGCAGGGGATGAATCCACATCAGACGCTATCTGACGAGCGTTTTAAATAG
- a CDS encoding prodigiosin biosynthesis protein PigM has protein sequence MVNDTFEQALQNAINIARLAPSSHNCQPWSVHYDAVTRCGEVSIDRQRALKGLPSLEREMLMSCGIFFEYLSTLLKYSGYPLDWQWVGARQNGSSGMLISFVPGTPCVADVAAYQQWVQRISDRHTVRTAYQPTPVNEQQLAQLYALFDRSPVTCNIKYDEPTRHDVAFLTANYASLDFADQQAWRETYHYIRFNEQQAAEDGFYLHHLFGPVSWGFRWFFRIAFHPRLNWLAKRLRLPASMAKGLAELVVEGPQYLALSLEHESDENLFIAGMKLGQLWLMLQSWGWSLHPLSVLVQHATARRALADTVRLTGLLVFFARFGQHRQSGIPTPRRAWQRILTTTQHSFSPENGADVKQP, from the coding sequence ATGGTGAATGACACATTTGAACAAGCATTGCAAAACGCCATTAATATCGCACGGTTAGCGCCATCATCACATAATTGCCAGCCTTGGTCTGTTCACTACGATGCGGTTACCCGATGTGGTGAAGTCTCGATTGATCGGCAGCGCGCCCTCAAGGGATTACCCTCGCTGGAGCGCGAGATGCTGATGAGTTGTGGGATCTTCTTTGAATACTTGAGTACGTTGCTCAAGTATTCAGGCTATCCGCTTGACTGGCAGTGGGTGGGGGCGCGGCAGAACGGCTCGAGCGGTATGTTGATATCGTTTGTGCCGGGTACACCCTGTGTCGCTGATGTGGCGGCATATCAGCAATGGGTGCAAAGGATCAGCGATCGGCATACGGTCAGAACAGCTTATCAGCCGACACCGGTGAATGAACAACAACTGGCGCAACTATACGCGTTATTTGACCGCTCACCGGTGACCTGCAATATCAAATATGACGAACCGACGCGTCATGACGTCGCTTTTCTCACGGCAAACTATGCATCGCTTGATTTTGCCGATCAACAGGCCTGGCGGGAAACTTATCACTATATTCGGTTCAATGAGCAGCAGGCCGCCGAAGATGGGTTTTATCTGCATCATCTGTTTGGGCCGGTGTCATGGGGATTTAGGTGGTTTTTTCGGATTGCGTTTCATCCCAGGCTAAACTGGCTGGCAAAACGATTGCGATTGCCTGCTTCCATGGCGAAAGGGCTGGCCGAACTGGTGGTGGAAGGCCCGCAATACCTGGCGTTGAGTCTTGAACATGAGAGCGACGAAAATCTGTTTATCGCCGGAATGAAGCTTGGCCAACTGTGGCTGATGTTACAGTCGTGGGGGTGGAGCTTGCATCCGCTCAGTGTGCTGGTGCAGCACGCCACTGCGCGGCGCGCTTTGGCTGACACTGTCCGGCTCACCGGATTACTGGTTTTTTTTGCGCGTTTTGGTCAGCACCGTCAGTCGGGAATACCCACCCCAAGACGCGCCTGGCAGCGTATTTTAACCACAACTCAGCATAGTTTCTCCCCTGAAAACGGGGCTGATGTAAAACAACCCTAA
- a CDS encoding RedY, whose protein sequence is MKVIVHKIRLKDITQRSAFRHWVETTDYCACESLDAVLAFEVVEVSQVAEAPFHFIEIIHISSMDAFAQEMQTPLFQRLVSQFDQLAEVVEEIAGERIADGYPS, encoded by the coding sequence ATGAAGGTTATCGTCCATAAAATTCGCCTGAAAGATATTACTCAGCGTTCGGCATTTCGTCATTGGGTTGAAACCACGGATTATTGCGCTTGCGAGAGTCTTGACGCCGTATTGGCCTTTGAAGTGGTTGAGGTCAGTCAGGTGGCGGAAGCGCCATTTCATTTTATTGAGATTATTCACATAAGCTCGATGGACGCCTTTGCACAAGAGATGCAAACCCCGCTTTTTCAAAGACTGGTGAGCCAGTTTGATCAACTGGCTGAGGTGGTTGAGGAGATAGCGGGTGAGCGGATCGCCGATGGTTATCCATCATAA
- a CDS encoding amino acid permease, protein MSSDNIYVSSAISTVARAPAPAKPLSFLEGVAMIVGTNIGAGVLSIAYASSKSGFLPLLFWLVLVGVLTTITMLYVAESTLRTHAHLQLSGLAKRYVGGMGSWLMFASVCVNSVGALTAYMTGSGKLLQSLLGISPAIGSLLFFAPAAGVLYLGLKAIGCGEKFISIGMVVMLSVLVVATLLKDTTQMHNLLDGDWRFMVPVFNVVVFCFSAQYIVPEMARGFSDKPEQLPKAIIVGMVMTFVLLTAVPMSVIALGGLNSISDVATISWGQALGQWAFFSANIFALCAMLTSYWGLGGSFLSNIFDQFKLGRDEQPLRRFSVLLLVVLPPFVLAYSGLVSFVNALYFAGVFSGVILSVMPMLILRGARKHGDKVPRWQCSWITHPLLQVSIVLLYLSSAVYAIASLLDYLPAGW, encoded by the coding sequence ATGTCTTCTGATAATATCTATGTTTCTTCAGCGATTTCCACCGTGGCACGAGCACCTGCACCGGCCAAACCTCTGAGTTTTCTCGAAGGGGTGGCGATGATCGTTGGTACCAACATTGGCGCTGGTGTCCTCTCTATTGCCTACGCTTCCAGCAAATCCGGCTTCTTACCATTGCTGTTCTGGTTGGTGTTGGTCGGTGTGCTGACCACCATTACCATGCTGTATGTCGCTGAATCCACACTGCGTACTCATGCCCACTTGCAACTGAGCGGGTTGGCAAAGCGTTATGTCGGTGGCATGGGCTCCTGGCTGATGTTTGCCTCGGTTTGCGTCAACAGTGTGGGGGCGCTCACCGCTTATATGACCGGCAGTGGCAAGTTGTTGCAGTCTTTGCTCGGTATTTCCCCAGCGATCGGTAGTCTACTGTTCTTCGCTCCAGCTGCGGGGGTGCTGTATCTTGGGCTGAAAGCGATTGGCTGCGGTGAGAAATTTATCAGTATCGGCATGGTGGTGATGCTGAGCGTCCTGGTAGTCGCGACGCTATTGAAAGACACGACTCAGATGCACAATCTGTTGGACGGGGACTGGCGTTTTATGGTGCCGGTATTCAATGTGGTGGTGTTCTGTTTTTCGGCACAATATATCGTGCCGGAAATGGCGCGCGGCTTCTCGGACAAGCCTGAGCAGTTGCCAAAGGCGATTATCGTTGGCATGGTGATGACCTTTGTGCTGCTGACGGCGGTGCCGATGTCGGTGATTGCGCTTGGCGGACTGAATAGTATCTCCGACGTAGCAACTATTTCGTGGGGCCAGGCGCTGGGGCAGTGGGCGTTTTTCTCCGCTAACATCTTTGCGCTGTGCGCGATGTTGACCTCTTACTGGGGGTTGGGCGGCAGCTTTCTGAGCAATATTTTCGATCAGTTCAAACTGGGCCGTGATGAGCAACCGCTGCGTCGTTTCAGCGTGCTGCTGTTAGTGGTGTTGCCACCGTTCGTTCTGGCTTACAGCGGCCTGGTGTCATTCGTCAACGCACTGTATTTTGCCGGCGTATTCAGTGGGGTGATCTTGTCGGTTATGCCGATGTTGATTCTGCGAGGGGCACGTAAGCATGGTGACAAAGTACCTCGCTGGCAATGTAGTTGGATCACCCACCCACTGTTGCAGGTCAGCATTGTGTTGCTGTATCTGTCCAGCGCAGTGTATGCCATCGCGTCACTGTTGGACTATCTGCCAGCTGGCTGGTGA
- a CDS encoding DUF1295 domain-containing protein — translation MDVWIAVVVVLLVMSVLAFVTSQKARDTRPMFLWGFNAMGPVALVFCYFGGGDINHKALILAFVGIYLLHMNIVLTLWYGNTAASKLKDVLPTQQVPLLAVMMVNIFGWLYCLPFYWASQLQGPFGTVQWVAIVVYSLGTLYHFGGDYQKRRFKQNPQNKGQILCSGFWATSRHPNYFGDFLIFASFGLLAGNWFGVIAPLTNIVQYFADAIPKSEKMAEQRYGNAWLDYKRKVKCFIPFIF, via the coding sequence ATGGACGTTTGGATTGCAGTGGTTGTCGTATTATTAGTCATGTCTGTTTTGGCCTTCGTGACGAGCCAAAAGGCACGGGATACCCGGCCGATGTTTTTGTGGGGATTTAATGCGATGGGGCCGGTTGCCTTGGTATTTTGCTATTTTGGTGGGGGTGATATAAACCATAAAGCCCTAATCCTGGCCTTTGTCGGTATCTATCTGCTTCATATGAATATTGTGCTGACACTATGGTACGGCAATACTGCTGCATCCAAACTCAAGGATGTGTTACCTACGCAACAGGTGCCGTTGTTGGCGGTGATGATGGTGAACATCTTCGGGTGGTTGTATTGCCTGCCTTTTTACTGGGCCAGTCAATTGCAAGGGCCATTTGGCACAGTTCAATGGGTAGCCATCGTGGTTTATAGTCTCGGCACCCTCTATCACTTTGGCGGAGACTACCAAAAGCGCCGCTTCAAACAAAATCCGCAAAATAAAGGTCAGATCCTCTGCTCCGGGTTTTGGGCGACGTCTCGTCATCCCAATTATTTTGGCGACTTTCTGATTTTTGCCAGTTTCGGACTGCTGGCGGGCAACTGGTTTGGGGTAATTGCGCCGCTGACCAATATTGTCCAATACTTCGCTGATGCGATTCCCAAAAGTGAGAAAATGGCCGAACAGCGCTATGGTAATGCCTGGCTTGACTATAAAAGGAAAGTGAAGTGCTTCATCCCCTTTATCTTTTAG
- a CDS encoding 4'-phosphopantetheinyl transferase superfamily protein, whose translation MSGSPMVIHHKDGVVPPWVRCGHHNRGITISVAECHTIGVALQQRMVKQRARELAVALLNRVWQTGDGTSQVAGFTLTHRPSGQPVGKHPLLGERAVSISHSHSWYAGATSDTAVGIDLQQYRTFGTTAWRYAFAGSERHWGRVQACAAWAIREAFLKSHGCGLPYRLSDIRIDWHNALVSHPDQLECRQFWLWYSLDWVCALCFPLQGSLMTDTDIVVVPGGSIER comes from the coding sequence GTGAGCGGATCGCCGATGGTTATCCATCATAAGGACGGCGTTGTTCCGCCATGGGTTAGGTGCGGGCATCATAACCGCGGTATTACCATTTCGGTTGCCGAATGCCACACGATAGGGGTTGCCCTACAACAACGGATGGTGAAACAGCGGGCACGTGAACTGGCGGTAGCACTGCTGAATCGGGTTTGGCAAACCGGGGATGGCACCTCTCAGGTGGCGGGTTTTACACTGACCCATCGGCCGAGTGGTCAGCCGGTGGGTAAACATCCCCTATTGGGCGAACGTGCGGTGTCGATCAGCCATTCGCATTCATGGTATGCCGGGGCGACCAGCGATACTGCGGTGGGAATCGACCTTCAGCAGTATCGCACCTTTGGTACGACGGCGTGGCGTTACGCCTTTGCTGGCAGTGAACGGCATTGGGGCCGGGTTCAGGCGTGTGCGGCCTGGGCCATTCGGGAAGCATTTTTAAAAAGTCATGGTTGTGGACTTCCCTATCGGCTCAGCGATATCCGCATCGATTGGCATAATGCGTTGGTATCGCATCCTGACCAACTGGAGTGCCGGCAGTTTTGGTTGTGGTATAGCCTGGATTGGGTATGCGCACTGTGTTTTCCGCTACAGGGATCATTGATGACTGACACGGATATTGTGGTGGTTCCCGGTGGGTCTATTGAGCGATAA